DNA from Frateuria edaphi:
ATGCACGAGCGCGAGACCTCGGCGCACCTTGGCGTGCCGGTGGAGTTCATGCCGCACGTCGCGCCGCACTTCCGCGGCCTGACCGTCACCTGCAATCTCTACCTCGCCCGCGCGATGAAGCGCGAGGACGTGATGGCGCGTTTCCGCCACGCCTACGGGGACGAGCCGCTGGTGCGCGTGCTGGATGAGGCGCCGTGGGTCAGCCGCATCGCCGGCAGGCACCACGCGGAGATCGGTGGCTTTGCGATGGGCCCCGATGGACGCCGCGTGGTCGTCGTCGCCACGCTCGACAACCTGCTCAAGGGCGCCGCCACCCAGGCCATGCAGAACATCAACCGCGCGCTGGGGCAGGGCGAACTGACGGGCATCCCGGTGGCGCAGGCGAAACGACCGTAAGGCGAACCCGCGTCGCCTTCGTCCTTTTGCCCGCTGCCGAGAAACCACCATGCGCCTGACCCGCTACCTGCTACCCACCCTCAAGGAAAATCCCGCCGAGGCGCAGATCGCCTCGCACCGGCTGATGCTTCGCGCCGGCCTGATCCGGCAGGAGGCAGCCGGCATCTACGCCTGGCTGCCGCTGGGCCTGCGCGTGCTGAAAAACATCGAGCGCATCGTGCGCGAGGAAATGGACCGCGCCGGCGCGGTCGAACTGCTGATGCCCACGCTGCAACTGGCCGACCTGTGGCGCGAGAGTGGCCGCTACGACGCGTACGGCCCGGAGATGCTGCGCATCCGCGATCGCCACGAACGCGAGCTGCTTTACGGGCCGACCAACGAGGAAATGATCACGGAGATCTTCCGCAGCTACGTCAGCTCCTGGCGCAGCCTGCCGCTCAACCTCTACCAGTTCCAGTGGAAGTTCCGCGACGAGCAGCGGCCGCGCTTCGGCGTGATGCGTGGTCGCGAGTTCCTCATGAAGGACGCCTATTCGTTCGACCTGGACGAAGCCGCCGCACGCCGTTCCTACCAGCGCATGTTCGTGGCCTATCTGCGCATGTTCGACCGGATGGGCGTCAAGGCGATACCCATGCGTGCGGAAACCGGCCCGATCGGCGGCGACCTCTCGCACGAGTTCCTGGTGCTGGCGCAGACCGGCGAATCGGCCGTGTTCTGCGATCGCGCCGTGCTGGATCTGCCCGTGCCTGGCGCGGACGTGGACTACGACGGCGACCTGACACCGCTGGTCGACGCATGGACGGCGCCGTACGCCGCCACCGAGGACGTGCACGACGCCGGCCGTTTCGAGCGCGAGGTGCCGGCGGAACGGCAGGTGCTAGCACGCGGCATCGAGGTCGGCCAGATCTTCTACTTCGGCACCAAATACTCGGTGCCGATGAAGGCCATGGTGCGCGGAACCGACGGCATCGAACGGCCGATCCACGGCGGCTGCTACGGCGTGGGCGTGTCACGGCTGCTGGGGGCGATCATCGAGGCCAGCCATGACGACCAGGGCATCGTCTGGCCGGACGGTGTCGCGCCGTTCCAGGTGGGACTGTTGCATCTGAAGCACGGCGACGCCCGCGTCGACGCAGCATGCGCATCGCTCTACGCCGGCCTGCAGTCCGCCGGACTGAGCGTGTTGCTCGACGACACCGACGAACGGCCCGGCGCGAAGTTCGCCCGCATGGACCTGATCGGCTTGCCCTGGCAAGTGCTCGTCGGACCGCGCGGACTGGACAGCGGCACAGTGGAACTCAAGCACCGGGGGAGCGGCGAGCGGCGCGAACTGGCGCCCGACTCCGCGATCGCCTTCCTTCGCCAATCCCTTTCACCCTTGCATCCGGACGACCAGTCATGAGCGATCTCCTGTGGCAGAAAGCCGGCGTCGAGACCGACGCCAGGATCATGCGGTTCCTCGCCGGCAACGACGTGCTGCTGGACCGGGAGTTCTTCCTGCACGACGTCACCGCCAGCAAGGCGCATGTCGAAGGCCTCGCCCGCATCGGCGTGGTCAGTGCGCAGGAGGCTACGGCGCTCGCGCACGAGCTCGACGCGCTGGCCGGGGATTTCCGCTCGGGCGCCTTCGTCCTGGACGAGCGTTACGAGGACGGCCATTCGGCGATCGAGGCGCGGCTTACCGAGCGGCTGGGCGATGCCGGCCGGCGCGTGCACACTGGACGCAGTCGCAACGACCAGATCCTGGTCGCCACGCGATTGTGGTTGAAGGAAAAGCTCGATGCGCTTGCCAGGCACTGCCGCGCGATCGCGCGCGTGTGCCTGGAGCGCGCCGCGCAACCGGCGCTGCCGCTGCCGGGCTACACGCACCTTCAGCGCGCCGTGGTGTCTTCCACCGCCATGTGGTTCGCCGGCTTCGCCGAAGCCTTCATCGACAACACGCATCGCGCCCGCCAGACACTCGCCTGGATCGACGCCAACCCGCTGGGTACGGCCGCCGGCTACGGCGTGAACCTGCCGCTCGATCGCGAACACACCACCGCGGCGCTGGGCTTCTCGCGCATGCAGGTATCGCCGATCTACGCGCAGCTTTCGCGCGGCAAATTCGAGCTGGCCGCGCTCGAAGCGATGGCCAGCGCGCTGCTGGACTTGCGCCGCCTGGCCTGGGACCTGTCGCTGTTCACGACCGCCGAATTCGGCTTCGTCAGCCTGCCGCCGGAGTACACCACCGGCAGCTCGATCATGCCCAACAAGCGCAACCCGGACGTCGTCGAACTGCTGCGTGCCAGCTACGCCACCGTGGCAGCGGCGCGTTGCGAGATCGAGCAGCTGCTGTCGCTGCCGACCGGGTACCAGCGCGACCTGCAGTTTTCCAAGGGCTCGATCTTCCACGGCATGACCCACGGGCTGGCCGCGCTGGAACTG
Protein-coding regions in this window:
- the proS gene encoding proline--tRNA ligase, which codes for MRLTRYLLPTLKENPAEAQIASHRLMLRAGLIRQEAAGIYAWLPLGLRVLKNIERIVREEMDRAGAVELLMPTLQLADLWRESGRYDAYGPEMLRIRDRHERELLYGPTNEEMITEIFRSYVSSWRSLPLNLYQFQWKFRDEQRPRFGVMRGREFLMKDAYSFDLDEAAARRSYQRMFVAYLRMFDRMGVKAIPMRAETGPIGGDLSHEFLVLAQTGESAVFCDRAVLDLPVPGADVDYDGDLTPLVDAWTAPYAATEDVHDAGRFEREVPAERQVLARGIEVGQIFYFGTKYSVPMKAMVRGTDGIERPIHGGCYGVGVSRLLGAIIEASHDDQGIVWPDGVAPFQVGLLHLKHGDARVDAACASLYAGLQSAGLSVLLDDTDERPGAKFARMDLIGLPWQVLVGPRGLDSGTVELKHRGSGERRELAPDSAIAFLRQSLSPLHPDDQS
- the argH gene encoding argininosuccinate lyase; its protein translation is MSDLLWQKAGVETDARIMRFLAGNDVLLDREFFLHDVTASKAHVEGLARIGVVSAQEATALAHELDALAGDFRSGAFVLDERYEDGHSAIEARLTERLGDAGRRVHTGRSRNDQILVATRLWLKEKLDALARHCRAIARVCLERAAQPALPLPGYTHLQRAVVSSTAMWFAGFAEAFIDNTHRARQTLAWIDANPLGTAAGYGVNLPLDREHTTAALGFSRMQVSPIYAQLSRGKFELAALEAMASALLDLRRLAWDLSLFTTAEFGFVSLPPEYTTGSSIMPNKRNPDVVELLRASYATVAAARCEIEQLLSLPTGYQRDLQFSKGSIFHGMTHGLAALELVPDLIERMRWNEPAMRAAIEPAMYATDVAIEQAAAGVPFREAYRAAAAAAAAAGEGRTPERSLAERVSPGGGGDVGLEILAARLAALPG